One window of the Zea mays cultivar B73 chromosome 3, Zm-B73-REFERENCE-NAM-5.0, whole genome shotgun sequence genome contains the following:
- the LOC100283992 gene encoding ubiquitin-like protein 5 isoform X1, which translates to MCPISTYPSMDPASNATSSQAMSNPSNAQQFPPAPPLWPTGYMQQNPVDCNIMGNINFPSPGQGPTTMWAPIQPGNTSSQSTMIPASQSALYWNHYMNFVRNPLGSVGMSPYTDSYPPSLSSTPLQGSNTIPQMPVHLESDAEHSVQDINSPEKNAPPVQKQKKSKEQNFTAPEDRLLCTTWLQISSDPIVNTGQRREGLWARIEKRYNEQRGEFPCRLNRALSSRWDKIRADVSKFSGYYARVLREKQSGLSDDDKTSKAATLFAHEEGKPFHYMHCWHQLKGEPKWESICQGHSFRGLHARSIPSSGCPSVETPETDSGSAGLSGKRPRGRDYSKADRKKAGSSSSPEYLSRLQEITEKQIQRSIEKGKKKKRPLKKTGRYKRRDWTWKPKS; encoded by the exons ATGTGTCCCATCTCCACATATCCTAGCATGGACCCTGCCAGCAATGCGACATCGTCGCAGGCGATGTCAAATCCCTCAAATGCCCAACAATTTCCACCAGCACCACCCTTATGGCCAACGGGCTACATGCAGCAGAATCCAGTCGATTGCAACATCATGGGAAACATTAATTTTCCTAGTCCTGGTCAAGGTCCAACTACAATGTGGGCTCCAATTCAGCCAGGAAATACTAGTTCCCAATCAACCATGATCCCTGCTTCCCAATCTGCACTATATTGGAATCACTACATGAATTTTGTGAGGAACCCTCTTGGGTCGGTTGGAATGAGTCCATACACAGATTCTTATCCACCTTCACTATCAAGTACACCGTTGCAGGGTTCGAACACTATACCACAAATGCCTGTACACTTGGAGTCAGATGCTGAACACAGTGTTCAGGACATCAATAGTCCTGAGAAAAATGCACCTCCAGTTCAAAAACAAAAGAAATCTAAGGAACAAAACTTTACAGCCCCAGAAGACAGACTCCTTTGTACTACTTGGTTGCAAATAAGTAGTGACCCTATTGTCAATACTGGGCAAAGGAGGGAGGGTCTCTGGGCCAGAATTGAAAAAAGGTACAATGAACAAAGGGGGGAATTTCCTTGTCGACTAAACAGAGCACTTAGCAGCCGATGGGACAAGATAAGGGCAGATGTCAGTAAATTCTCTGGATACTACGCGAGAGTCCTAAGAGAGAAACAAAGTGGTCTAAGTGATGACGATAAG ACATCGAAGGCAGCCACTTTGTTCGCTCATGAGGAGGGCAAACCATTTCATTATATGCACTGCTGGCATCAACTGAAGGGGGAACCCAAATGGGAGAGCATATGTCAAGGACACTCGTTTAGAGGATTACATGCAAGATCAATACCTTCGTCGGGGTGTCCATCAGTGGAAACACCGGAGACTGACAGTGGATCCGCTGGACTGTCAGGAAAAAGGCCCCGTGGCCGTGATTACAGTAAAGCTGATAGAAAGAAAGCTGGTTCATCTTCGTCCCCGGAGTACTTAAGCCGATTACAAGAAATTACTGAGAAACAAATACAGAGGTCCATAGAAAaggggaaaaaaaagaaaagaccaCTGAAGAAGACAGGGAGATACAAAAGAAGAGATTGGACTTGGAAGCccaaaagctaa
- the LOC100283992 gene encoding ubiquitin-like protein 5, whose product MIEVVLNDRLGKKVRVKCNEDDTIGDLKKLVAAQTGTRPEKIRIQKWYNIYKDHITLKDYEVHDGMGLELYYN is encoded by the coding sequence ATGATCGAGGTGGTGCTCAACGACCGCCTGGGGAAGAAGGTGCGGGTCAAGTGCAACGAGGACGACACCATCGGCGACCTCAAGAAGCTGGTGGCGGCGCAGACGGGGACGCGCCCCGAGAAGATCCGCATCCAGAAGTGGTACAACATCTACAAGGACCACATCACCCTCAAGGACTACGAGGTCCACGACGGCATGGGCCTCGAGCTCTACTACAACTGA
- the LOC103651659 gene encoding cyanidin 3-O-rutinoside 5-O-glucosyltransferase produces the protein MKITNTETTNTHQGNRATEVLMAPLANDEDHKIYGEGCGSHFLVVAYSIQGHVNPARTLAHRLAQTSGCTATLSVPLSCHRRMFPSSSDDDGEATTIISDGLISYLPFSDGKDDGSWPVDSEDRARRRDANFRTLSAVVSRLASGGSRPPVTCVVCTLSMPMVREVARAHGLPLAVYWIQPATVLATYYHYFHGHDALLRLLGLDDGGGRGHGQHEVTLPGLHRPLRARDMPTFLSEEKSQDGLSKMVLQSLRELFQKMDQEQEENKPVVLVNTFGELEDVALRAVHPYMDVFAVGPAVPVPGVLGGSRHQGEMNSASELAQIHLVPHDDETKKAYMEWLDAQPEKSVVYLSFGSLLGYTKRQAEEVLHGLQASGRPYLWVVRKEGRAEEVDLWLTEVEEEKKDISKGMVVAWCDQQRVLAHPSVGCFVTHCGWNSTLEAVVCGVPMVAVPSWSDQPVNAWLVEEEWGVGVRAERDGEGVLTRGELARCVELLMGGGDRAVQVRANASGLKERARRAVAAAGPLEACLESFVETMQGLGRSGKQIAF, from the coding sequence ATGAAGATCACAAATACAGAAACAACTAACACCCACCAAGGAAACAGAGCTACTGAAGTACTAATGGCTCCCCTTGCAAACGATGAAGATCACAAAATTTACGGAGAGGGTTGTGGTAGCCACTTCCTCGTGGTGGCGTACAGCATCCAAGGCCATGTCAACCCTGCACGCACGCTCGCCCATCGCCTTGCTCAGACCAGCGGCTGCACGGCCACCCTCTCGGTCCCGCTCTCCTGCCACCGCCGCATGTTCCCCTCTTCTTCCGACGACGACGGCGAGGCCACCACCATCATCAGCGACGGGCTCATCTCCTACCTCCCCTTCTCCGACGGCAAAGACGACGGGAGCTGGCCCGTGGACTCGGAAGACCGGGCGCGGCGCCGTGACGCGAACTTCAGAACCCTGTCCGCCGTCGTGAGCCGCCTCGCGTCCGGCGGCAGCCGGCCGCCGGTGACCTGCGTGGTGTGCACCCTGAGCATGCCGATGGTGCGCGAGGTCGCCCGCGCGCACGGCCTCCCGCTGGCCGTCTACTGGATCCAGCCAGCGACCGTTCTCGCCACGTACTACCACTACTTCCACGGGCACGACGCGCTCCTCCGCCTCCTCGGCCTCGACGACGGCGGCGGCCGCGGCCACGGCCAGCATGAGGTCACTCTCCCGGGCCTGCACCGCCCTCTTAGGGCCCGTGACATGCCGACCTTTCTCAGCGAGGAGAAGTCGCAGGACGGCCTGTCCAAGATGGTCCTCCAATCACTGCGCGAGCTGTTTCAGAAGATGGACCAGGAGCAGGAGGAGAATAAGCCGGTGGTTCTGGTGAACACGTTCGGGGAGCTGGAAGACGTCGCGCTCAGAGCAGTCCACCCATACATGGACGTCTTCGCCGTCGGGCCGGCGGTTCCTGTTCCTGGTGTTCTTGGTGGTAGTCGTCATCAGGGCGAGATGAACAGTGCGAGCGAGCTAGCACAGATCCATCTCGTCCCGCACGACGACGAGACGAAGAAGGCGTACATGGAGTGGCTCGACGCGCAGCCGGAGAAGTCCGTCGTGTACCTCTCGTTCGGAAGCTTGCTGGGGTACACGAAGCGACAGGCAGAGGAGGTCTTACATGGGCTCCAAGCCAGCGGGCGACCCTACCTGTGGGTGGTGCGCAAGGAGGGCCGTGCCGAGGAGGTGGACCTCTGGCTgacggaggtggaggaggagaagaaggacatcagcaaggggatggtggtggcGTGGTGCGACCAGCAGCGGGTGCTGGCGCACCCGTCCGTGGGGTGCTTTGTGACGCATTGCGGGTGGAACTCGACGCTGGAGGCCGTGGTCTGCGGCGTGCCCATGGTGGCCGTGCCGAGCTGGTCGGACCAGCCGGTGAATGCGTGGCTGGTGGAGGAGGAGTGGGGGGTGGGCGTCAGGGCGGAGCGGGACGGGGAAGGGGTGCTGACGAGGGGAGAGCTCGCGCGGTGCGTGGAGCTGCTGATGGGTGGCGGTGACAGGGCGGTGCAGGTGAGGGCGAATGCGAGTGGGCTGAAGGAGAGAGCTCGACGGGCCGTGGCTGCAGCTGGGCCGTTGGAAGCATGTCTCGAGAGCTTTGTTGAAACCATGCAAGGTCTAGGCCGATCAGGAAAACAGATAGCATTTTAG